The proteins below are encoded in one region of Rhododendron vialii isolate Sample 1 chromosome 7a, ASM3025357v1:
- the LOC131334764 gene encoding hydroxyproline O-arabinosyltransferase 3, whose amino-acid sequence MIGKKNMGRASPVFLILLALGFFIATYNLVTMIIHNRTASPGKWFRDDLESQSLSDPITEMPDNVKRPKNAKLPFHVALTATDAPYSKWQCRIMYYWYKKKKELPGSEMGGFTRILHSGNPDNLMDEIPTFIVDPLPAGLDRGYIVLNRPWAFVQWLEKATIEEEYILMAEPDHIFVNPLPNLAHGGLPAGFPFFYIKPTDNEKIIRKFFPEENGPVTNVDPIGNSPVIIKKDTLEKIAPTWMNVSLRMKDDPETDKAFGWVLEMYAYAVASALHGVQHILRKDFMLQPPWDLETGKKFIIHYTYGCDYNMKGELTYGKIGEWRFDKRSHLRGPPPRNLPLPPPGVPESVVTLVKMVNEATANIPGWDTE is encoded by the exons ATGATCGGAAAGAAGAACATGGGGCGGGCATCGCCAGTGTTTCTGATTCTTTTGGCTCTTGGGTTTTTCATTGCAACATATAACTTGGTAACCATGATAATTCACAATAGAACAGCTAGTCCAGGGAAGTGGTTCCGCGATGATTTGGAAAGTCAATCACTGTCGGATCCCATTACTGAGATGCCGGACAATGTAAAGAGGCCAAAGAATGCTAAGTTGCCATTCCATGTTGCCTTAACCGCAACTGATGCTCCCTATAGCAAATGGCAGTGTCGCATAATGTACTACTGGtataagaaaaagaaggagTTGCCTGGATCAGAGATGGGAGGATTCACTCGGATTCTGCATTCAGGAAATCCTGACAACTTAATGGATGAGATTCCTACTTTCATTGTCGATCCTCTGCCAGCGGGTCTGGATCGG GGTTATATTGTTTTAAATAGACCCTGGGCCTTCGTGCAATGGCTGGAAAAAGCTACAATTGAGGAAGA ATACATATTGATGGCAGAGCCTGATCACATATTTGTAAATCCGCTACCTAATTTGGCACACGGGGGTCTTCCTGCTGGCTTTCCCTTTTTCTACATCAAGCCCACAGACAATGAGAAGATTATAAGGAAGTTTTTCCCTGAGGAAAATGGCCCAGTAACAAATGTTGATCCAATAGGGAATTCTCCTGTTATTATAAAGAAG GATACGCTGGAGAAGATTGCGCCAACATGGATGAATGTTTCTTTGAGAATGAAAGATGACCCAGAGACTGATAAAGCTTTTGGATGGGTGCTAGAAAT GTATGCCTATGCGGTGGCCTCAGCTTTACATGGTGTGCAGCATATACTTCGGAAAGACTTTATGCTACAG cCTCCATGGGATTTGGAAACTGGGAAAAAGTTTATCATCCATTACACATATGGATGTGACTACAACATGAAG GGTGAGCTTACATATGGAAAAATTGGAGAGTGGCGATTTGACAAGAGATCACATCTCCGTGGACCTCCACCAAGAAATCTCCCATTACCCCCTCCAGGGGTTCCTGAAAGTGTG GTCACTCTTGTAAAGATGGTGAACGAAGCTACTGCTAACATTCCCGGATGGGACACAGAGTAA